In Desulfosalsimonas propionicica, the following are encoded in one genomic region:
- a CDS encoding 3-dehydroquinate synthase II, which produces MKKTIWVKVDPWDKDLVTTALEGGADGVIIPEGYADQARSLGRILTISEDGDLQIGKDVVYYTVCSGEDEEEIAQLARDRQVILTCTDWTVIPLENLIARGAKVIAEVQSLTEAQTAFAILEKGVDHILYVPADAADLKKALSVLTGQTETIGLETAEITELRPVGMGDRVCVDTCTEMAPGQGMLVGNSSSALFLVHAESISNPYVAPRPFRVNAGPVHAYTRVPGGKTRYLSELAAGDEVVIVDFQGKTSVGVVGRLKIEKRPLMLVRAKIGDREITTIVQNAETIRLTDPDGSPVSVAVLKAGDRVLAATEDSGRHFGMKIEETITEK; this is translated from the coding sequence ATGAAAAAAACCATCTGGGTCAAAGTGGATCCGTGGGACAAGGACCTTGTCACCACCGCGCTTGAAGGGGGCGCTGACGGGGTGATCATCCCTGAAGGATATGCAGATCAGGCCAGGTCCCTGGGCCGGATTCTGACCATTTCCGAAGACGGGGATTTGCAGATCGGCAAGGATGTGGTGTATTATACGGTCTGCAGCGGAGAAGACGAAGAAGAGATCGCTCAGCTGGCCCGGGACCGCCAGGTGATTCTTACCTGTACGGACTGGACCGTGATTCCCCTGGAAAACCTTATTGCCCGGGGGGCAAAGGTGATTGCGGAGGTGCAGAGCCTCACCGAGGCCCAAACCGCATTTGCCATTCTTGAAAAAGGCGTGGATCACATTTTGTATGTGCCCGCAGACGCCGCTGATCTCAAAAAGGCCCTTTCCGTGCTTACCGGCCAAACCGAAACAATCGGCCTGGAAACTGCAGAAATTACGGAACTGCGGCCCGTGGGAATGGGCGACCGGGTCTGTGTGGACACCTGCACGGAAATGGCCCCGGGCCAGGGCATGCTGGTGGGAAACAGCAGTTCGGCCCTGTTTCTGGTGCATGCCGAAAGCATCTCCAATCCGTACGTGGCCCCGCGCCCGTTTCGGGTCAATGCCGGGCCGGTACACGCCTACACCCGGGTGCCCGGGGGAAAGACCCGGTATCTGTCCGAGCTGGCTGCAGGCGATGAGGTGGTAATCGTGGATTTCCAGGGAAAAACTTCAGTGGGTGTTGTGGGGCGGCTCAAGATTGAAAAGCGGCCCCTGATGCTGGTAAGAGCAAAAATCGGCGACCGGGAGATCACCACCATCGTCCAGAACGCGGAAACCATCCGGCTCACGGATCCGGATGGCAGTCCCGTGTCAGTTGCCGTGTTAAAGGCAGGCGACCGGGTGCT